CCCATCACGCCGTAGGCGTCGAGCACGGCCTGCCCCAGCACCACGCCCTGGTTGGCGCCGACGTCGAGCATGATGCGCTGGCGGTACGGATCGAGCACGATGTCGACGAGCTTGGCCAGCTGCACGCCCATGCCGACCGAGTGCTGCACTTCGAGCAGCTCCTTGAGGCGGGTGTTCTGCTCCGCCACTGAATCCAGGCGGTTCAGTCGCGCCTGGGTCAGCAGCAGCGCCTCGCGCAGGCGCTGGTTCTCTTCGGTCAGCGCCGAGCGGTCGGCCACCGCCTTGCGTACCGCGCGTGCGGCGTCCGCCGGCAGGGCAGCGGCGTGGTAGACCGGCTCGATCATCAGGTGCAGGTACTGGCGCAGTTGCGCCAGGTACTGCCCGCGGTGGTCAGCCACCATCAAGGCCACGCAGGCCGACAGGTACACGATCAGCCGCAGGGTGCTGGTCGCGCCGGAGCCAAACAAGGGGCTGGTGTCGGTGCGGGCGAGCGCCATGCGTGGATTCGATCGTACTCAGTGAAAGCGGGCGCGCTGCAGGCGCCGCGGCGGAAACGAGGTGACTGCCGATTCGGGTCCTATCCCGCTGGGCCTGTTGCCGGGCTGCGGCAACGGCCTGCCATGATCCTTGGCCTTGCGCGGAAGGGCGTTGCCCTTCCGATGTTCAACAACACACTGCCAGGCGACCGGCGCGCCTGCCGGTACGGGCTGGTCTACTCGCCGGCAAAGAAATCGCTGCCGTGGAGGTCGATCAGCTCCAGTGCGCGACCACCGCCACGGGCGACGCAGGTCAGCGGCTCTTCGGCCACCTGCACGTGCAGGCCGGTTTCCTCGGAAATCAGGCGGTCCAGGTCACGCAGCAGGGCGCCACCGCCGGTCAGCACGATGCCGCGCTCGGCCACGTCGGAGCACAGCTCCGGCGGGGTCTGCTCCAGCGCGCTGCGCACCGCCGAGACGATACCGGCCAGCGGCTCGTGCAGGGCTTCGAGCACTTCGTTGGAATTGATCGTGAACATGCGCGGCACGCCTTCGGCCAGATTGCGGCCGGAGACTTCGATCTCGCGCACTTCGCTCTGCGGATAGGCGCAACCCACTTCCAGCTTGATCCGCTCCGCCGTGGCGTCGCCGATCAGGGTGCCGTGGTTGCGGCGCACGTAGTTGACGATGGCTTCGTCGAAGCGGTCGCCGCCGATGCGCACCGACTGGGAATACACGATGCCATTCAAGGAGATGACGGCCACTTCCGAGGTGCCGCCGCCAATATCCAGCACCATCGAGCCGCGCGCCTCGTGCACCGGGATACCGGCGCCGATGGCCGCTGCCATGGGTTCCTCGATCAGGAACACGTCGCGCGCGCCGGCGCCTTCGGCCGATTCCTTGATCGCGCGGCGCTCGACCTGGGTCGAGCCGCAGGGCACGCAGATCAGCACGCGCGGGCTGGGCCGCAGGAGGCTGGACCGGTGCACCTGCTTGATGAAGTGCTGCAGCATCGCTTCCGTCATGGTGAAGTCGGCGATGACGCCGTCCTTCATCGGGCGGATGGCCACGATCGAACCGGGCGTACGGCCGAGCATGCGCTTGGCGTCACCGCCCACCGCCGCAACGCTGCGGGGGCCGCCCGGACCGCGATCCTGGCGGATCGCCACCACGGAAGGTTCGTTGAGCACGATGCCCTGGCCACGCACGTAAATCAGCGTGTTCGCCGTGCCCAGGTCGATCGAAAGGTCGTTGGAAAAGAGTCCGCGAAGGCTTTTGAACATGGGAGCCCGCAGGCAGGATTAGGATGCGGAGAGAGTCGCACAGTCTAGTGTCGAGTCCCCGCGGACGCAAGCTAACGTCGCGTTAAGAAAGCATTTTTGGCCGCAGCCCGAGGGATTTCCCCAGCCGGGTTATGCGCTTTGGTGCATTGCAGCGACATGTTAAGTTCGACCGCTCACCCCTGGACCATACGCTTATGCATCTCGACAACGATACCGTGCGCCACATCGCCCGACTCGCTCGTCTGGCCGTGCCGGATGCCGCGGTGGACACTCTTCGCAATGATCTCGAACGCGTGCTGGATCTGTTCGACGAACTCGCCGCCGCCAACGTCGACGGGCTCGAACCCCTCGCCCATCCGCTCGGCCAGACCGCCAACCTGCGCGACGACGCGGTGACCGAGACGGATCGTCACGCCGAACTGCTCGCGCTCGCACCCGATTCGCAGGCGGGCTATTACGTCGTACCGAAGGTGATCGAATGAGTGCCGGCACTGTTACTGCCCTGGCGGATGCACTGGCCGCGGGTGAAACCAGCGCGGCGGCGCTCACCGATGCCTTCCTGGCCCGCGCGGAACAGCACGCGGGCCTCAATTCCCTGATCACGCTCGACGCCGAACGCGCCCGCGCTGCCGCTTGCGTAGCAGACCAGCGACGCGCGGCCGGCACCGCAGCGCGCCTGACCGGCGTACCATTCGTTCACAAAGATATTTTCTGCACAAAAGGGTTGCGCACCACCTGCGGGTCGAAGGTGCTGGCGAATTTCGTTCCGCCCTACGACGCCCATGTCGCCGAACAGCTTGACCAGGCCGGCGCCGTGACCCTGGGCAAGGCCAATTGCGACGAGTTCGCGATGGGATCGTCCAACGAGAACAGCGCCTACGGCGCCGTGCGCAACCCGTGGGACCGCGATCGCGTTCCGGGCGGTTCGTCCGGCGGCTCGGCGGCCGCCGTTGCCGCCGGCATCGTGCCCTTTGCGACCGGCACCGACACGGGCGGCTCGATCCGCCAGCCCGCCGCGTTCTGCGGCATCACGGGACTCAAGCCGACCTACGGACGCGTCTCGCGCTACGGCATGGTGGCCTACGCCTCCAGCCTCGATTGCGGCGGCGTACTCGCCCGTTCCGCCGCCGACTGCGCCGAAGTCTTCCGCGTGATCGCAGGACCGGATGTGCGCGACGCCACCTGCGCCAACCGTCCCGTCGATGACGTCATGGCCACGCTCGACCAGCCGCTGCGCGGCCTGCGCATTGGCGTGGCGACACCGTACTTCGGCTCTGGCGTCGACGAAGGGGTCGGTGCCACCGCCCAGCAGGCGCTCAAGCACCTGGAGGAGCTGGGCGCCACGCTCGTCGACATTCCCCTGCCCAACGCACATCACGCGATCGCGGCCTACTATGTCATCGCCCCTGCCGAAGCCTCGAGCAATCTAGCCCGCTACGACGGTGTTCGCTACGGCCACCGTAGCGCCGACCCGCGCTCGCTCGACGATCTCTACAGCCGTAGCCGCGCCGAAAGCTTCGGTGCCGAAGTGCAGCGCCGCATCCTGGTGGGAACCTATGTGTTGTCGGCAGGCTACTACGACGCCTATTACCTGCGTGCCCAGAAAGTGCGCCGTCTGATCGCCGCGGATTTTGCCGCGGCGTTCGCTGGTGTCGACCTCATTGCCGGTCCGACCACGCCGACGGTTGCGTTCAAGATCGGCGAAAAATCCGATGATGCGCTGGCGATGTACGCCGCCGACGTCAACACGGTGGCCGTCAATCTCGCCGGGCTGCCCGCGATTTCGCTGCCCGCCGGCTTCAGCCAGGGCCTGCCCGTGGGCCTGCAGCTGATTGCCCCGGCCTTTGCCGAGGGCCGCCTGCTCAACGTCGGCCACCAGTACCAGCAGATGACCGACTGGCACCAACAACGTCCGGAGGGCTTCCCATGACGCGCGCCTGGCAACCGGTGATCGGCCTGGAGATCC
This genomic stretch from Tahibacter amnicola harbors:
- the mreC gene encoding rod shape-determining protein MreC, whose product is MALARTDTSPLFGSGATSTLRLIVYLSACVALMVADHRGQYLAQLRQYLHLMIEPVYHAAALPADAARAVRKAVADRSALTEENQRLREALLLTQARLNRLDSVAEQNTRLKELLEVQHSVGMGVQLAKLVDIVLDPYRQRIMLDVGANQGVVLGQAVLDAYGVMGQISEVLPNTATAILITDPTHAIPVTVDRTGLRTVAYGSGSSDRLDIPNIPLSADIKPGDKLVTSGLGGRFPAGFPVAEITSVGTDSSGMFAAAVARPSAALERSGEVLLLRPLTDPVGPPALVDPGGPPAPPPEEATVTADAKVPPP
- a CDS encoding rod shape-determining protein, with product MFKSLRGLFSNDLSIDLGTANTLIYVRGQGIVLNEPSVVAIRQDRGPGGPRSVAAVGGDAKRMLGRTPGSIVAIRPMKDGVIADFTMTEAMLQHFIKQVHRSSLLRPSPRVLICVPCGSTQVERRAIKESAEGAGARDVFLIEEPMAAAIGAGIPVHEARGSMVLDIGGGTSEVAVISLNGIVYSQSVRIGGDRFDEAIVNYVRRNHGTLIGDATAERIKLEVGCAYPQSEVREIEVSGRNLAEGVPRMFTINSNEVLEALHEPLAGIVSAVRSALEQTPPELCSDVAERGIVLTGGGALLRDLDRLISEETGLHVQVAEEPLTCVARGGGRALELIDLHGSDFFAGE
- the gatC gene encoding Asp-tRNA(Asn)/Glu-tRNA(Gln) amidotransferase subunit GatC; translation: MHLDNDTVRHIARLARLAVPDAAVDTLRNDLERVLDLFDELAAANVDGLEPLAHPLGQTANLRDDAVTETDRHAELLALAPDSQAGYYVVPKVIE
- the gatA gene encoding Asp-tRNA(Asn)/Glu-tRNA(Gln) amidotransferase subunit GatA, which gives rise to MSAGTVTALADALAAGETSAAALTDAFLARAEQHAGLNSLITLDAERARAAACVADQRRAAGTAARLTGVPFVHKDIFCTKGLRTTCGSKVLANFVPPYDAHVAEQLDQAGAVTLGKANCDEFAMGSSNENSAYGAVRNPWDRDRVPGGSSGGSAAAVAAGIVPFATGTDTGGSIRQPAAFCGITGLKPTYGRVSRYGMVAYASSLDCGGVLARSAADCAEVFRVIAGPDVRDATCANRPVDDVMATLDQPLRGLRIGVATPYFGSGVDEGVGATAQQALKHLEELGATLVDIPLPNAHHAIAAYYVIAPAEASSNLARYDGVRYGHRSADPRSLDDLYSRSRAESFGAEVQRRILVGTYVLSAGYYDAYYLRAQKVRRLIAADFAAAFAGVDLIAGPTTPTVAFKIGEKSDDALAMYAADVNTVAVNLAGLPAISLPAGFSQGLPVGLQLIAPAFAEGRLLNVGHQYQQMTDWHQQRPEGFP